A single region of the Neomonachus schauinslandi chromosome 3, ASM220157v2, whole genome shotgun sequence genome encodes:
- the SLC16A14 gene encoding monocarboxylate transporter 14: MYTSHEDIGYDFEDDPKDKKTLKPHPNIDSGWAWMVVLSSFFVHILIMGSQMALGVLNVEWLEEFHQSRGLTAWVSSLSMGITLIVGPFIGLFINTCGCRRTAIIGGLVNSLGWVLSAYAANVHYLFITFGVTAGFGSGMAYLPAVVMVGRYFQKRRALAQGLSTTGTGFGTFLMTVLLKYLCAEYGWRNAMFIQGAVSLNLCVCGALMRPLSPGKDRNDAGGKDPQVVLAPSPGSKSSGPPGGAEEKGAGPGNEEQPGGDLPAQAGPEKAEGTQNLCALRVLKTASQLTVRVRRGFRDWYSGYFGTASLFTNRMFVAFIFWALFAYSSFVIPFIHLPEIVNLYHLSEQNDVFPLTSIIAIVHIFAKVILGIVADLPCISVWNVFLMANFTLVLSIFILPLMHTYAGLAVICALIGFSSGYFSLMPVVTEDLVGIEHLANAYGIIICANGISALLGPPFAGWIYDITEKYDFSFYICGLLYMVGILFLLIQPCIQMIEQSRKKYMDGAHV, encoded by the exons ATGTATACAAGTCATGAAGATATCGGGTATGATTTTGAAGATGACCCCAAAGATAAGAAGACACTTAAGCCCCACCCAAACATTGACAGTGGATGGGCTTGGATGGTggttctttcctccttctttgtgCACATCCTCATCATGGGCTCCCAGATGGCCCTGGGAGTCCTCAACGTGGAATGGCTTGAGGAATTCCATCAGAGCCGCGGCCTGACTGCATGGGTTAGCTCCCTCAGCATGGGCATCACCTTGATTGTGG GACCTTTCATCGGCTTGTTTATTAACACCTGTGGGTGTCGCCGGACCGCAATAATCGGAGGGCTGGTGAACTCGCTCGGCTGGGTACTGAGCGCCTACGCCGCAAATGTGCATTATCTCTTTATTACCTTTGGAGTGACAGCTG GCTTTGGAAGCGGCATGGCCTACCTGCCGGCCGTGGTCATGGTGGGGAGGTACTTCCAGAAGAGACGCGCCCTTGCCCAGGGCCTCAGCACCACCGGGACGGGGTTCGGCACCTTCCTCATGACGGTGTTGCTCAAGTACCTGTGCGCGGAGTACGGGTGGCGGAATGCAATGTTCATCCAAGGCGCCGTGTCCTTAAACCTGTGTGTCTGCGGGGCGCTCATGAGGCCCCTCTCTCCCGGGAAGGACCGGAACGACGCGGGAGGGAAAGATCCGCAGGTCGTGCTGGCTCCCTCCCCTGGGTCTAAGTCAAGTGGGCCGCCAGGTGGAGCGGAAGAGAAGGGTGCGGGGCCCGGGAACGAGGAGCAGCCGGGGGGTGACCTCCCCGCCCAGGCGGGCCCGGAGAAGGCCGAGGGCACACAGAACCTGTGCGCCCTCCGGGTTCTGAAGACCGCCAGCCAGCTGACCGTGAGAGTCAGGAGGGGCTTCCGGGACTGGTACTCGGGCTACTTTGGCACAGCCTCGCTCTTTACCAATCGAATGTTTGTCGCCTTTATTTTCTGGGCTCTGTTTGCATACAGCAGCTTTGTCATCCCTTTCATCCACCTCCCGGAAATCGTCAATTTGTATCATTTATCGGAGCAAAACGATGTCTTCCCTCTGACTTCAATTATAGCAATAGTGCATATCTTTGCAAAAGTGATCCTGGGCATTGTGGCCGACTTACCTTGCATCAGCGTTTGGAATGTCTTCCTGATGGCCAACTTCACCCTTGTCCTCAGTATTTTTATTCTCCCACTGATGCACACCTACGCTGGCCTGGCCGTCATCTGCGCACTGATAGGCTTTTCCAGCGGTTATTTCTCTCTCATGCCCGTAGTGACTGAAGACTTGGTGGGGATTGAGCACCTGGCCAACGCCTACGGGATCATCATCTGTGCCAATGGCATCTCTGCGCTGCTGGGACCACCCTTCGCAG GCTGGATCTATGACATCacagaaaaatatgatttttcctTCTATATATGTGGCTTACTTTACATGGTAGGGATACTCTTTTTACTCATTCAGCCGTGTATTCAAATGATAGAAcaatccagaaaaaaatacatggatggTGCACACGTTTAG